GTGTACCCACATGCAGTCACAGCCCCCTGAACGCATCTGTCTCTCGGTTGTCACAAACCCCGTAGCCTAGTATCTACTGTTctattattgttaaaataaatgtgctgccattttgtgccattgagGTTGTCTATGTGAATATATGCCGATATCTTTTTATCATAGCCTGATATTGGTgtcttttgccttcattcacactgggcagaagATGGACTGAAGATTTAGCTGGTTTtacctcaaaacaaaatattatttattaaaaagtaggtaaattactatatttacatttttgacaaAAAAGGGGCATCACCATTggctgtgaaatgaaatgactaaaatttaccataagatccagttttaaaaaaaaatgctcttttacAAGAAAAGTTTCCAGGCAGATTTAAAAGGTTTTACCTCggaactcttcatgtttctatattcatttaaaaaaaagaaatcaacaataaaaatgcCCTCTGAAAAGTTTATTGTGCAGAGATAAAATCGTTGCTCtcatttaccattttattgttttgcgtGCTCACTGCACACAATTGTGATGCTTCCATAATCATCAACAGAACAGAGAATATTCAAGTGCAAGATTTGCACataacatcattaaaaatagtataaatttccatccatccatccatttttttccgctTATATGGGGccaggtcacgggggcagcagcctaagcagagaagcccagactttcctctccccaaccacctccaccagctcatctggagggaccccaaggcgctcccaggccagccaagagatataatctctccagcatgtcttgggtctaccccagggtctcctcccggtaggacatgcccggaacacttCACCCAACAGGTGCCCAGGAGgaatcctaatcagatgcccgagccaccacaactggctcctctctatgtgaaggagcagcagctctactctgagccgcTTCTGGAATGGCCGCCCACCCttccacccttcaaaggaagctcatttctgccgcttctATTCATGATcccattcttttggtcactacccaaagctcatgaccataggtgagtttaggaatgtagatcgaccggtaaatcgacagctccgcttttacgctcagctccctcttcaccatgacagaccggtgcagcatccgcaacACTGCAGACGTAGCCCTAGTCCGTCTGTCGAGCTCCCGCTCCATTCTtccatcacttgtgaacaagaccccaagatacttagattcctccacctggggcaggaactcatccctgagccagagagggcacgccacccttttccggctgagggcCATGGCCACAGACTTATAGGTGCTGGTTTTCATTGctagccgcttcacactcagctgtgaaccattccaatGAAGCTGGAAGCCacccccgatgaagccaacaggaccgcatcatctgcaaagagcagagatgagactctgaggccaccaaggcagaagccttcatCCAcatggctacacctagaaattctgtccataaaaattatgaacagaataaGTGACAAAGGGGAACCTTGGCAAAGTCCAGCACCCAAaggaaatgagtctgacttattgccaactatatggaccaagctctcactgtggttgtacagggactgaatggcccgcaacaacaggccagacgccccatactcccacaggacctcccacaggctACTCTGAGGTacgtggtcgaatgccttctccaagtccacaaagcacatgtgcTTTGTGGTAAACTCCCACACTcactcgaatatcctcaagaggataaagagatggtccagcattccacgacAATGACGAAAatcgcattgttcctcttgaatctggaGTTCGACTAAGAGACGGCCCCTCCTTTCCAGCTCCCTGGCagagaccttaccagggaggctgaggagtgttggagcacaccctccagtctcccttcttaaagatggggaccaccaccctggtctgccaatccagtggcaccaccccagatctccacacaatGTTGCAGATGCGTGTCGACCAAGACAACCATACAACATCCGGAGCTTTCAGGAACTGagggcaaatctcgtccaccccaggggccctgccaccaaggagttgtttaaccacctcagtgacctcacccccggtgatgggcaagtcatccccctcgtccccagactctgcttccactacagaaggcgtgtcagtgggattaaggaggtcctcaaagtattcctttgaCCGCCAGACTacagcctcagttgaagtcagcagcaccccacctgcagtataaactgtgtgagtagagcaccgctttcccctcctgagtcgcctgatggtttgcaAGAATCACTTCgatgccatccgaaagtctttttccatagcctcaccgaactccccCCACACCCGAGATTTGCTTTGGCCACCACCTGAGCTgcgttctgcttggcctgccagtacccatcagctgcctctggagtcccacaggctaaccaagcctgataggactccttcttcagcttgatggctcccttcacctccagtgatcaatatctggttcgggggttaccaccacgacaggcatcAACCACCTTGCGGCcacagcctcaacaatggaggtgcggaatatggtccattcagactcaatgtcctcagcctccatcggaatgctgtcgaagttccgGAGGAGGGAGTTTAAGGTCTTGCgcactggggcttctgccaggcgttcccagcacaccctcacaatatgtttaggtgtgccaggtctgtccagcatcttcccctgccTCCTGATCTAACTCTCCACTAGGTGGTgctcagttgacagctcagctcctctcttcacccgagtgccCAGAACATATTgccgcagatctggtgatacgattacaaaatcgatcattgacctgcgacctagggtgtcctggtgccacttGCACTTATGGACacccttatgttcgaacatggtgttcattatggacatattatggtttgcacagaagtccagtaATAAAACCCTATTCGGGTTCCaatcaggcaggccattcctcccaatcacgtcCCTCTAGGTCTCATTGTCATTGACcatgtgagcgttgaagtctcccagcaggatgatggagtcaccagatggagcaccctcgagcaccccaaccagcaactccaaaaagggtgggtactctgaactgtcattcagcttataagcgcaaacaacagtcaggactcATTCCCCGGCCCaaaggcgcagggaagcaaccctctcgtctactggtgaaaactccatacaggcagcaagccaaggTGATACAAGAATACTCACTCCAGCTTCCTACCTCTTACCGAGGGCAAAATGTGaaaaggaaaattgatatatcaaataataatattttactttggatacaatattaattttatctttCTTTATGAGAGCATCTGGCTCTCACACTGTCTGCTACAAAAAATTACAacccttggacaaatgtagttgatgacccctgccttacaatataaagctccttcTGGTAACTGTtggttgtaatttggtgctatataaatcaaattgactgaactgaattttgtcccattcttgtctgatagaggattctagccactcaacagtcctgggtcttctttgttgtatttttccaattCATAATCTAATTTTCAGTTCGTGAAAGGTATGGACCGCAGGCAGACAGACTCTTCTACTACAAACCCATGCTGGTGGAATGAATCCAGCATGCGAGTTGCAATGTCATGCTTTCAGGTGTTTCCTGAAAACATAACAATGCAGGTCTTTATGCAAGCTTGGGACTGGTTCATCAGCCACTTTTGAACCAGACTCGTTCagctttctattttttttcactgctagGTTTTGCTAATATAACATCAAGTTGTTGCACCAGTCTCCATTATTGTATATACTTGAATCCCTGTGAGATCATGTGAAGTGGTGCACTGCTTTGTTTGGAAACATAATCTTGTTAATATACTGTAGTGTGAGCCGTGCCATTACTAATTTCAAATTTTGTGGTGTGTccattttcagaaaataaaatattggaagAATGTTCCCAAGTTTGTTATATGGgcccattaaaaaaacaagtaaacaaaTATCAACCTACTCCTGTAGTGTTTGAGAAAGTTAAACATGTAGTGTAGGAGTATATGACAGTCCTGGCAAATGATACATCACTGCCAGTGTGCAAGAAGCCAGTAGTtcgctttgtgtgtttttcctgttttcatgaCACCTATGCCAGCCTATAAAATTGtttcacaatttgtagatgcagttttttttctgagaaactctgcctctctcagATGCTccttttatacccaatcatgttactcaCCTGTTTCTATTTTCAGGTGTTTCTGTTTAGtaacacttacttttccagcttttGTTGCACCATCCCAACATTTTTGAGATGTCACACTATCATCAAATTTAAATGATCTACTACTTTTCttaatattttatgtttcctcAATATAAATATTTGACATGTTTACTATATTCTATTGTGAatgaaatatgggtttatgagatttgcaaatcattgcattctgttttcatttacatttacacagcaTCCAACTTTTTTGAGTCGGGTTTGTAAAAATGGTTGTCATGCAGTTTAGAACCAGACTCACAACAATGGACAACAGCACAACACATGCATTATTACCTCACACaaacatgtgaaaaagaaagattaCATCACTGGTTAGTGATCTGGTAAACATGCTGACATGTGATGTGTGTCATCAAGAGGTTGCCAGAACAAACATCATAAATTGTATGCAAGTTCAAGAAAACGCTGCAGAACAGCTCTGCCCACATGGTAACAAGGACTAACTATAAGCTCTGTACAGGTTAACTGTATTTCCTTGCTGTTTAGTTCTTATTTTACACAACTGGCATTGTGCTTTTGTATTTCAGTCACTTCAACAGTGTAATATTTGCCTTCAATTTTCTCTGCAATGTCAAGTTTATCTCCGTCTCTCACTAACATCACTGTCCAATATCTGGGGTTTCCAGACCGAGTAATGATTTCAGTTCTAACTACACTTCCATCCTGTGTGTTTCTCGTCATTAATGGGATCATGTTGTTCACTCTGAGGAGTAAACCGGTGTTTCGTGAGACCTGCCGTTATGTTCTTCTTTATAACCTCCTTTTTGCAGACACTGTACAGCTGGGACAGAGTCAGGTTCATTTAATTCTTTCAGTTCTTCAAATAAGAGTGTCATATCCGTTATGTGCTTTTCTCGTCATGTTCACTCATCTCACAGCTGTAGTCTCTCCTCTCACACTGGTGGTGATGCCTCTGGAGAGATATGTTGCTGTGTGTTACCCACTGAGGCATGctgccatcatcaccatcagaaACACAGGGGCAGCTGTCACTGTGATTTGGACAATCAGTTTTCTAAACATTATTATTCGAACTCTGTTGTTTTTAGAACTATTTGAAAAGTTGGATAGTTTAGAGGTGAAAGGCCTTTGTTCTGATATAGCTATACTGCTTGGGTCAAAGTCTGATCATTTTGACAAAGCTTTCACTAGTTTTGTGGTTGTATCTGCTGGAGTGGCAGTCATGTTCTCTTATATTGGTGTGATATTAGCAGCCAGGTCGGCCTCCACTGACAAAGCTTTAGCCCATAAAGCTCGTAACACACTGGTGCTGAATCTGATACAACTGTGCCTCAGCCTCTCCTCAACTATTTACTACCCACTGTTGATATCTCTTTCACTGATTGTTCCAAGGATAGTACTTGTTCGCATTCAGaatgttttttatgtgatttttattaTCTTACCCAGATGTCTGACTTCTCTCATCTATGGACTAAGAGATCAGACTATCAGACCTGTCCTCACAAATCATCTATGCTGTCGATTAAAACTCAGTGGCAAAAGACAACGTTTAACATGTTGAGTTTTAGTGAGGCTTTTGTTGGTCAGCATATTTGGCTCTTGTgattgagcaaaaaaaaaacatttttatttgttaaacaacaaatgaacaacatgcattatttttttagataaaacTTACATACCTGTAGCCCTGTATGCCGCTGTTTCCCACAAGTCCAAGTGTGCTTGAGGTTTTACCTTTTGatgacactgtggctcctcaaTCTTCTATCTCTAAAATTTACAGTCACatattgaatgaatgaagttttattgccatgtgggtgaacaagttcacacattggaaattgcagttacagaacaccatccaagaatacacaaacacaacacacatggggggatatgtgtcctcgggtcatgcagccgacttgcagcgctacctttggcaggaggagaaaacaacacatcatggggaagttaggttaaaaaaaaagtcatctggtacagtgctcaaaaggagcactataccagggtccaaaaaaaccacctcagcaaagcatttgcacatgtaaagcaaggacagcggcggtaggtgaggtcaggtcaggaggggatgcagacggagacgagaggtgggggcattgtggagccagatgccaggttccagccaaaacagttcgctgatagtggtggaatttcatcagcggccgtgatacaccagacccagcttcacaaatcacaacgcagagtggggggaagagcagccgcacacagagccctggagagagatatggttgccaacccaaggccggcaggggagccgaattcctgataacaaatgttgttttggaacaggctgcttgtttttccaacagccttcagtcttactgggaaaccattcgaaaatccaatattccaaattcgttgattgctgtcctcactgtgcagaaccgaactatatctcctgatctaacccctctcgcctgcgagctcgctaatcttgcggctcaggtccaccaggctttgagtctgagtttgtacggctctgctcagcccttccacctggatcggcagcctctgcagatgtcgaaccgccgtccagattttcttaatttgccagtaaagcaggtatccaccgagcccaaacagagaagataccgctaccaaaaagccgaatatatatgcgtcttccacgtcttccactccaagggctgagaagcacactggtctccacgagctccaagagtcgatgacgtatccaaccgggtctgttccactcggacacgcaggctcccctgtcccgggtctcatagtggaaaaaattcgatcaatgatggagaatgcccagtttgccagatccatgtttcaatcttgttcttattcggacagtgtgtaaaagacgctctcacagcaagcagcaagcggagagatggggagggcagggagagagagatagtgcgaccgtctccgacaagagcaggaagactTGCTTTATTTGAGGATGTTACTATGGGAGTCAGATTTGGAAGAGAGAATTTAACACAAGGTTCAGAAAGATATTCAGGAGTTCTATTTCAATGTAAATTAGGACATTATAATTACAACCATAATGATTACAGGTACAATTTTTAGGCCATCTgctttactactactactactactactactactttatttataaagcacttcaaaaacaacagcagctgcaacAAAGTGGTGTACAGGTAAAAATCAAACAGCCAATACACATCACAAtgtcaacaacaacaatacaGAACACCAACACAAATAAAACGAGTCTCAGCATGTATTAAAAGCCAGGGAATAAAATTGTGCCTTAACAGCAGTTTTAAAAGTTGATAATAAAGGAGCACTTCTAATATGCAACGGCAAATCGTTCCATAATTTGGGAGCAGCAACACTAAAAGCCTCCAggagcagctgatcagctgacctgaggcaaTGAGCTGGGAGGTATGGGTTTAATAGCTCAgagagataagatggggcaagaccatgtaaacatttaaaaacaaataagagaatcttaaaatgaactctaaaatgcaCTGGCAACCAGTGTAGTGAAGCCAGAATAGGAGTGATATGCTCTCTCCTTTTGGCCCAAATCAGAAGCCgcgcagcagcattctggacgAACTGAAGACGCTTAAGGGAGGATTGACTAATTCCAAGGTAAAGAGCATTACAGTAATCGAGCCAAGATGTAATAAAGGCatgcatcactgtttcaaaatgtggttttgaaagGATCGGTTTAATCTCTGCCAACTGCCTAAGATGGTAAAAACAGGACTTAACCACTGCCCTGACCTGGAAATCTAATTTAAGGTCGGTGTCAATTTTAACACCTAAATTTGAGACGGTCTGCCTTAAATAAGATGCCAAGGGCCCCAAGTCAACGGAAGATGTTGTGTAGGAGCCACTGGGACAAAACACCATTACCTCAGTCTTCTTATCTTTAAAATTTAGGAAATTTAAAGCCATCCATGGCTTAAGGTCTTCAAGACACAGCAATAAAGGCTTAATCGAGtatgtacttttttttaaaggcatgtATATCTGGCTATCATCCGCATAATAGTGAAAGGAGATCCCATGTTTTCTAAGTATTGAGCACAATGGGAGCAAGTAAAGTGAGAAAAGCAGGGGACTGAGGATTGAGCCTTGTGGGACCTCATAAAGTAGGGGAGCGGATGAGGATTCAAAATCAGCTAACCTTACAGACATGGTTGTGTCTGCCAGATAAGACCTAAACCATTCTAATACGGTGCCACTGAAGCCAAACTGGGTTTGTAAACAAGCTAATAAAATACTGTGGTCCACCGTGTCGAACGCTACAGTTAGGTCAAGGAGAACAAGAACAAAATATTCCCTAGCATCATTTGCTCTAAatatatcattaaaaactctcacTAATGCAGACTCCGTACTGTGGAGGGCCTTAAAACCCTGACTGAAAAACTTCCTTAATGTTATTTTCATCTAAACAGGACATAACCTGAGAGGCAACAACTTTCTCCAAAACTTTTGCAATAAAAGGCAACTTAGAAATAGGCCTAAATTATCTAAAACTGTGGTGCAACTTTTCTTAAGAAGAGGTTTCACCAGCTGTCCACCACGCTTGCCACGGTAACACCGGTGTTTCCGTTGAAAGGACAAAGCCAATGCCCGGAAGAGGTGAGTTGGAGCACTCAGTAGGTGTAGAGGCAGAGTATCATGTCCACCATAATCAATTACACCTAAGCTTTTGGCTCGAACTTGAATGTCCAGGAGAGATTGGCGATCATATACGAGCAGAGACTCAGAACACAATaccaaacatgaaaacaaaaaaagacacaaacaaaataacgaGAGGTCGACGGCCTGCTGAATACACTGGCGCCATCTTTTCATCATTATCATtaagactttttgttttgttatatttttcactttgctgttgtgttttcctgttgATGTACAGCATATTAGTTATCTGAAAGATGTAATGTTATATTATTAATGTATAAGGAGTGATTAAAAAGGGCAAATTTAAATCAGTTGTCCTGGTGATAAGCACCTGACAGCACAGGTAATCCACATTACTTTGTTAAGGCAACTTTTTAATACCATTTACTTTATCAAAAACCAAACTTTTTCTAATCCACTGTACTGACCATCcaaaagaatttttaaaaaataaagatatttaaaaTCTCTTGTGTGATTTCATTAGTTCAAAGAGCTGAATTATCATATTTTATGCCAATCAAATCAATGCAGTGGTGTTAAATCATTTTCCTTCCACCAGCACCTGTGATATCCATGGTAATGTTTCTATGACTGACATGGGAGGCTGGctaacaaaatgagaaaaaaattagcTGACATATTACTGTTGACAGATATCTCAGACAGTCTTCCCtgttttttcttgctgctgatAGCTATTATGACATCAAGTTGTTCCAGAGTTATCATAATGTACTCTGATCAGACAGCGGAGTACATTTAGCAAAAGTCTCATTCAGCGCCGCTGTAGTAAGGAACGGTACAGAAGATCATTTGTACCAACTGCGATCACACTGTACAACTCTTCTTCTCTGTGTCAGGTCATTACTGTGTACTAGATAACTATACTTAGTAATACCCACTATCATATTTAATACCACTATTACGGTCTATTGCACTCACCattatacatataaatatgtatACATATTGCTTACTGTATTTTACATTGCACTGACATTTGACTAATCTTATTGGCTGTTTTTacctttaatatatatattttatatacattttatatattgtgtgtttttctttgcaatGTTGCACAGTGTTGCCTTTCTGTACCTCGAGCTACTGTAATATGTCAGTTTCACTCCGGGATTAATAAAGTGATCtatctgcctgcctgcctgcctaaTGCCAATAATGGTTTTATTAATAtatcactttttaaaacataCAGTGACAAATTGCTTCACAGTTTGGATGAAAAGCCATAAACAAGTGTACATTTCCCAGACATTCTTCCATGCATGCATTTGGTGTGAACTATGGCCAAAAATAATGTGCAAAGCATTACAGAAACACTAACATATGAAAACAAGTTTTGTGCAGGTGATTTAAACAAATCACAACTGATTTGAGGAAGGCTTTTCTAAAGCTCAAGCCCTCAAAGTGGTAGGTGTGGACAGATGTTTGGGTGTAATACACATTGcaacatttggtgaaaacacaaacacctcatactagcagtcaaacatggtggtggaggaCTGAttatttgggcttgttttgcagccactggGTCTCAATCAGCTTGtagtcactgagttgaccatgaacttctctgtataccaaagtattctagagtcagatgTAGGACAGGTAAAGCTTAGCCCAAACTGAgacatgcaacaggacaatgatcccaaccacagcaacaaatctacaacagaatggctgaaaagatAAGGATCaaggtgctgcagtggtttaataagggtccagacctcaacctgaatTGAAATAACTCTGGTAGGACCAGTGATGTGCGGTGAGGTTTGCGATGAGTGAGTCATCTGACTCGTCTGGAGTCTGATGTTCACAtatatcaggggtgcccaaactcctgATCTGCGTGCCGCTTTCGGCCCCACCCCTACTTCGGGTCcccaaattgatgtcaaaaataacctacagtttggccctttaagttacttttttgacatttcgcttaaccctcttaattggagggttGCAAGCCTGacatatatgaacccaaaatagaagcttatatttcaattttaattatgctaatgattaattatgctttaatcaactccatactgttcaacaatgatggcaagaaaaacaaaatatttaatctagagtcaaacttttttgttttttttttggggggggggtctcttttTAAATAACCATGTATCATCTTACCTTTATTTGAAGATGAAGTCCATGCGCCTATCCTTCTCCACGAATATCTCCGTTACTCTGTTGCACCGATAGCAGCAACTACCGCTGCTGCTATTTGTCCTGGTCTCGGTGTCAgtatcttcctgttttattttgatacttGTTTATC
The window above is part of the Archocentrus centrarchus isolate MPI-CPG fArcCen1 chromosome 14, fArcCen1, whole genome shotgun sequence genome. Proteins encoded here:
- the LOC115791910 gene encoding odorant receptor 131-2-like; this encodes MSSLSPSLTNITVQYLGFPDRVMISVLTTLPSCVFLVINGIMLFTLRSKPVFRETCRYVLLYNLLFADTVQLGQSQVHLILSVLQIRVSYPLCAFLVMFTHLTAVVSPLTLVVMPLERYVAVCYPLRHAAIITIRNTGAAVTVIWTISFLNIIIRTLLFLELFEKLDSLEVKGLCSDIAILLGSKSDHFDKAFTSFVVVSAGVAVMFSYIGVILAARSASTDKALAHKARNTLVLNLIQLCLSLSSTIYYPLLISLSLIVPRIVLVRIQNVFYVIFIILPRCLTSLIYGLRDQTIRPVLTNHLCCRLKLSGKRQRLTC